ATCCAAGTTAAAGCATCGGTGCCTACAAGAGATGCTATCTTTATGGTATGTAACTTTGCCAGTATTTTCTCTCCCCAAGACCCCCTCTTAtactatttatatttctaaGGCTGTGAATTACCTGGTAAAGCGTTAGTAGAGTGTCACTgagtatttatgattttttgataatttaattgaagAACTAATCGTTTGAGATCATGAATCCCAGTCATGAATAAAGATAActattggtatttttttatcttgtctTCTTGCTCACTATTTTTGTTTCCTCAATCTCTCTACACCATCTTTATATTTTCAacatctctatttataggaagGGTATGaaaccaaaatcaaatccaaacaAATTTTCTGCttggaatttatttaaaaattagacaAATCTTAAAGCCTGAAGAGTACTAAATGTGAACAATACGCGTGAAGCAAAGATATTATGGGAGTGCCGAAGTGCTAATACGCAAATTTTGTAGACAAGGAATGAATGTGAGGACATGGGGTGGGGTGCTTAAGAGGGATTAGGATGGCAAATTATGTTCTAGTGTTGGGTTAAGGCGAATGATCAGTGTGTTTTCCTTGGGGTAGAAGCCCTTAGTATAGAGTCTAATAACCCAATTCTTCTAAGACATGGTCTACTGCCATAAATACGGATTATTACCAACTCGAATTTGTTTGGATTTTCTGTCCTCTGTCGATGTGCCTTGTCCCCTCCAAGGCATGCTTCatagggtaaaaaaaaaatcacttttcaAGTCAAGTTAGTGTCCAATCATTGAGCTATTTATTTGGATAACGTGCCATGGCAGACTTGTTTTCCAAGTGTTTAAGCCACGTAATCCTAGAACTTCTGATTTATTTATCCCGATGTCTTCCATATCATGTACTACCTTGCCTCCAAAAGTACTTCTTCTCACCCTCATTCCCTGATGAGATGTTCAACTTCCAAATGAACTAGGACACTGAGTGTCTTGGTTGCCTGAAACCGGGTTTGGACAATCCCCAACTTTGCCAGTGCACAAGTTGGTGCTGATGCTTTTGGTGTTTGCGGGTTCACTCTGGCTCTCTGGCTCTTTTGCTTCTAGGCAAACTACTGCCTGCAAATATTATACTTTCAAGCTTAAAAACTttgaatcaacaaaatattattaataataatgatgcTTTATCTTATGGGGGTTGTCACCCCTACCAATCATCTCTCTACGTCATGTGGGTGGAATCATAATGTActtcattgttttttttttttttttaattattattagaaaaaaGGATAAGCTTGAATTTTTAAGAAACATCTATGTGTTAGAGAGAGCAAGTTTATTCCTTTGTCCTGCCTGCCCAATAGATTAAGTAGCTTTACTTGGGTGTCACTTATAAGATTTACGTATCACTTGTGAGACTTAAATAGCAGCTTTATTAATCTTTTTACTCTTTTAACTCAATAATAGTCTTAAGCTCAATATTAGTCTTAAGGGAGTGAAAAAACACTCAATAGAGAAGACCTTTTCCAAATACATTTTATTGCTACGTATGAGACATTTTCCAATAACTTCGAACTCTTTTACCACTCGTCCTTACTACCCATATAGCTTCACTTGACTATTTGCATTATTTCGTCAAACTACGTTTGGTTCTCATGTCAAACACTAATTTATCTGCTCCTGCAAACCAAGGTGATAAGATTACTAATAACGCTAATCCACTCAGATCCAAACACAGTATATTCTAAGGCTAAAACCTGTGGCTGGCACATCTAAACTTAAATGGACTTGTAAGTCTTGTTGCTATATATGAGATTAAAAGGCATTTAAAAGCTTAAACTACcttcagccaaaaaaaaaaaaaaaaagcttaacCAACCAAAATTGCCTGCCGAGCTACGAACCTGAGACGTTAATTTGACTACCACATGTTAGGTAACTGGACCTCCCATATCTTCACATTTGGTATGATATTATCCATTTTGGGCTTAAGTTTTCATAGATTTGCTTTTGAATTTTACTCAAAAGGTCTCGTACCAAATGGAGATATTATTCACTCTTTATATGCCCATGACGCTCCTCATGTCTAGCCAATGTGGGACTTAATTTGCACACCCAACACCACAATCATATCTAACGACTTTGTCACACTTTTATGAGATGTCACCACCTCATTAAATATATATCGACTAAGGTTGGCAGAAGCGACACTGAACCTCAAGAGTTTGCTACACTAATTCCTGGAAGATTACTTGATTTGAATGGCGTTACCTCGTCGAACTTGAGAATGTTATTGGTCGGGAAGATCTTGTGAGAAGAAAATATCTTTGAATGAAATATATAATCATCTTGTGGTTTCTACATTTGCAATTTATACACAGACACGGAAGGGTAACAAGGGAAACTGTGTCGAGGCAGATGATGGGTGTAAACAAAATGTAAAGTGGTTGTACTTTCGCTTTTAAGACTAAACCTTAAATTGAATTGCGCTGAAGTAGGCGACAATTAACTTGTTATCTTTGAGGGTAATGGTATTTAAGGCAATtaggaataataatttttacttaattacGGGTATTCAATAAATCTCGTTAACCTGGGGCCAATGGGGGCCTATTTTCCCCTTCTCCCAATGGAgagatgagaaaaaaaatactagCAATGGGTAATGGACGAGGACAAATGCCCCTGACCATATTTGATTTGTATGTAATGTCAGGGAAGTGGGGTAAACTAGCAATTTTTTAGTAGACTTCAATCTATCAACTAATTCACTTTCCTTAAGGTGTGATTTGCCACTGCTAAATTGCTACTAGCTTGAATATGGTCAGGAGTCTTAAAGTCTTAGAAATCTGCTGTAATATTGAagatttttataagaaaaatttcaaaatcgtATATAGAATGGAAAGGATTGAAGGGAATATATTCATCCATTGATCCATTAGATTCCTATTTGTAATCTTGGACCTATTATGTTTGAATAGTGCCTTTTGATAAAAGAAAACAACCATCCAATGGAATgtctaatttattcttaattgttgtaaattaggaattaataattgattctAGATAGatgtaaattagggattgatttttgattgttgtaaattaaaaattgttgatTGATTGCAAATCATGGATCGCATGATTgaaaattgttgtaaattaaAAGTTGATTAATTAGAGATTGCTGTAAATTAGGGGAGatttttttctttggtcttctaTCCAATCCTGTGAATAAATTGTGTTAGTAATAGAATGATTTTTTTTGCCAAacttttactaaaaaaaaatcacaagaagattcaacaaaataaaaacttaaaaaagaaGTCTTAGCATATTGAGATtctttaaattgaaaatttagacTAGTTTGTCTTTTGATCAAGACTAACTCACTACGTTGtatccttttatatttttatatgtctTGTTGTGTCAACTTATAAattagtataaaatataaataaaaaatagtatatcatattttgttaaatttgtgactcattcttatttaattttttaattattatttttaataatttatatttttatgcttatgaaattttataattttattttatttatatacatttcACTTTGCTTAAGCATGTGttttactttatattttatgcttAAGTTCCGTGGGTCTTTTGCAGTTAACTGGGCTTAGTGCTTTTCAAAACACTATACtaaacagaatatatatatatatatatataatgggcTTGACTACAACTATATGTATactacatatttatatttctctctattatgttatttattatatataatttttattcttttatgtaTAGATGAAGTTGAGTCAAGTCCCATATATTCAATTTGAGGCAATGTTTTGCATCTATGATTGAATTGacctattaaaagaaatcaagtcAAATGGAATCAATCCCAACAGTTCAATTTGGTTATTAAGTTTACCTAGATTTGTGAACACTTCTAGTGTATTATACTTACAAGGTTAGACCCAAGCATAAGTTAAAGGTTAGTTGCTCGTTAATGATTAATTTAATGCTTTTGTTGAGTAATTAAAATCTAGAATCtaatatagtaaaaaaaatcataagaaccctaacttaaaaatataggaacGTGATGAATATCTATTACTTGATGTTGacaaaaatagagataaaaGACTAAGTATATTATTTGATAGATATGGGTATAAATATTATTGAGATATGagtatggaaaaaaaaatctaattgatACTTGATTCCTTTCCATTTTTAAGGACAataattctttttccataaataatAAGCATAATGGTAGCTGTTTGTGCTATTAAATTTGAGTTCCCGAGTTAGACCTTTGTTAGCATTGATTACTCTTTCATAATAATACCTGAGTGATACAATTCTATTCACTAAAAAAGTTTGGGCAATAGTCTTTATAGGAAAGATACCAGTACCAGCACTTGTGGGACCCGCGTTGTGTTATATGTGTACAATCAATTTTTAGCGTTGGTCTCAATCATGTAGACGTACAAGTGCCCTAGAAATTGAATTACTTGGGGAGGAGGGCACGCAGTTGACCCTTGGAGGAGGAGTAGCAGTCCTTTGTCCGCTTCTGCTAAGCATTAACCAAAATGGCTTGGAAAATAGGAAATCCACCTTCAACTCCAATGCCACACCAATCCTTTATAAGCTCCCCTCTATTCTTCGCCTGGAACTCCAAACGACCCAACATCTGAGGATTCAATCTCCAAGTCTATCTGTAAATCAATTCTGTGCCATCCAAGTCCAATCCTTATGGGTATAATTAGAAGCAGCTTTGCATTTATGATGGGCACATTGGTTGGGGTTTATATTGCCCAGAATTACGACGTACCCAGCATTGGAAAGCTGGCAAACACTGGCCTTTTCATGGCCAAGCACGTAGAAGAGAGCTACCGCAAACCCAAGAACAGCGAAGACGATAGCCTCAGGGATTGATTGATCTCCTTCCATATGCATGTAAGTATAGAGAACTTGGCACTGAGAAATACCCATTTAAGTTCGTTATTCGTAAagtggatttttttttgttaggaAAGTCCCTATACGAAACCTTTCTTTTTGTGTTGGGATTGACTTTGTCGCTCTGCATTCGTGCTTAGTGGCTATTAGATGCAACTATAATTTGGGGTGAGTCTTGGACTAAATGGGTCCTTTTATTTCTGCTATTTGGTGCTTATTTTCGTTGCATGACTGCGGACCCACATTTGATGTTGAGTTTTACAggtctattttcttttcatcttgCATCTGTATATATAAAGCCTAAATGTTTCATACTCAACCCTACAGCTATATGATCTAGCCTATGGAGAGACGGCTAAGAGCTGAACTAGGTGAGTGATTGGAGTGTTCCTTCAAAACCTTACAACCGCAATGGAGTGTTGACCTGAGGGGTTTCAGATGGCCTAATGATCAAGTTAGGAGAGGTTGCGGAGTTGGAATGAAGCTTAGGATTGGAAAGAAAATGTGCCCAGAGATAgaggaaaaaaaagtaaatctCCCTTGGAAATTTTAGGCTTCGCCTTTTCTTTTTGCCATCTCGATCATGCCTTGTCCTCTCGGGATACCATGGTTGGTGAACCTAATTCTTGATTATTTGCGTTTGCTGAGACTCTATTGAGATAATTGGTGATCTTGGCGGGTTATAGGTGGGTGAGGGCTTAAGTTTATCTATATATTTCTATGAACAACCCTGCAAGATTGGAAATATGAAGAGCCTTGTGCAGTTATAGGAACTTCTCATGTCTAATTGCGTGGTGGGTTTACTGCACCATGTGTCAGCTTTCGTCCACTCATTCGCATTAGATGCTCTCCACTTCCCACTATCcaaatttatatcaaattctCGACACGCATTACTCACCCTTAAATCAAGAATTTGTGTTGGAGAGAAACGATTTCAAATAAGATGCAAATCAAGTGAATTACA
The Diospyros lotus cultivar Yz01 chromosome 12, ASM1463336v1, whole genome shotgun sequence DNA segment above includes these coding regions:
- the LOC127786853 gene encoding uncharacterized protein LOC127786853; the encoded protein is MGIIRSSFAFMMGTLVGVYIAQNYDVPSIGKLANTGLFMAKHVEESYRKPKNSEDDSLRD